Proteins co-encoded in one Brassica rapa cultivar Chiifu-401-42 chromosome A02, CAAS_Brap_v3.01, whole genome shotgun sequence genomic window:
- the LOC103852968 gene encoding 5'-3' exoribonuclease 3 isoform X2 encodes MGVPAFYRWLAEKYPLIVSDVVEEEAVEIEGIKIPVDTSKPNPNDLEYDNLYLDMNGIIHPCFHPEDRPSPTTFEEVFQCMFDYIDRLFVMVRPRKLLYMAIDGVAPRAKMNQQRSRRFRSAKDASDAAAEEEKLREEFEREGRKLPPKIDSQVFDSNVITPGTEFMGVLSIALQYYVHLRLNHDVGWKNIKVILSDANVPGEGEHKIMSYIRLQRNIPGFDPNTRHCLYGLDADLIMLGLATHEVHFSILREVVFTPGQQDKCFLCGQMGHMAADCEGKAKKRAGEFDEKGDGFVKKPYQFLHIWILREYLEFEMRIPNPPFEIDLERIVDDFIFICFFVGNDFLPHMPTLEIREGAINLLMAVYKKEFRSLDGYLTDGCKPNLKRVEQFIQAIGSFEDKIFQKRTRLHQRQAERIKGDKARKRRMDDAAPTVQPESLVPVERFSGSRLASAPVPSPFQPSDGVGSAPHQKARRLSSGSSIGAAIVDVENSLEPDENENKEELKTKLKELIREKSDAFNSDTHEEDKVKLGEPGWRERYYEEKFSVTTIEEMERIRKDVVLKYTEGLCWVMHYYMEGVCSWQWFYPYHYAPFASDLKDLGELDIKFELGTPFKPFNQLLGVFPAASSHALPERYRTLMTDPNSPIIDFYPTDFEVDMNGKRYSWQGIAKLPFIDERRLLEAVSEVEFTLTDEEKRRNSRMCDMLFIATSHRLAELIFSLDNHCRQLSARERIDLKVQIKPELSDGMNGYLTPCSGETHPPIFRSPMEGMEDILANQVICCIYRLPDVHSHITRPPPGVIFPKKAKPTWKFIWAASRRRSTSSCHQQLTDENRPAWISSSRWTSSAASSWSRLQSTAVCSTSFLPVWWL; translated from the exons ATGGGAGTGCCGGCGTTTTACCGGTGGTTAGCGGAGAAGTATCCGTTGATTGTCTCGGACGTCGTCGAGGAAGAGGCTGTCGAAATCGAGGGAATCAAGATCCCGGTGGACACCAGCAAACCTAACCCTAACGATCTCGAATACGATAATCTCTACCTTGACATGAACGGTATCATCCATCCTTGCTTCCACCCTGAAGACAGG CCATCTCCGACTACCTTTGAGGAGGTGTTTCAGTGTATGTTTGACTATATTGATAGACTGTTTGTGATGGTGCGGCCCAGGAAGCTGCTCTACATGGCTATTG ATGGTGTTGCTCCAAGAGCTAAAATGAATCAACAGCGGTCTAGACGGTTTAGATCTGCTAAAGATGCATCTGATGCT GCTGCTGAAGAAGAAAAGCTGCGAGAGGAGTTTGAGAGGGAGGGTAGAAAACTCCCTCCTAAAATTgactctcaagtgtttgattCCAACGTTATTACACCTGGAACAGAGTTCATGGGTGTTCTCTCTATCGCCCTGCAATATTATGTGCACCTTAGACTTAATCATGATGTTGGTTGGAAAAACATCAAG GTTATCCTTTCAGATGCCAACGTTCCAGGGGAAGGAGAGCATAAAATCATGTCTTACATTCGTCTTCAAAGAAACATTCCTGGTTTTGACCCGAATACTCGGCATTGCTTGTATGGACTG GACGCTGACCTGATTATGTTAGGCTTGGCAACTCACGAAGTTCATTTTTCAATCCTTCGAGAG GTGGTATTCACTCCTGGACAGCAGGACAAATGCTTCTTGTGTGGTCAAATGGGACATATGGCTGCAGATTGCGAAGGAAAAGCAAAGAAGAGAGCAGGTGAATTTGATGAGAAGGGCGATGGTTTTGTCAAAAAGCCATATCAG tttCTTCATATATGGATTCTTAGAGAGTACCTGGAGTTTGAAATGAGGATTCCCAACCCACCGTTTGAGATTGATCTGGAGCGCATTGTTGATGATTTCATCTTCATATGTTTCTTTGTTGGCAACGATTTCTTGCCACATATGCCAACACTGGAGATTCGGGAG GGTGCTATCAACTTGCTTATGGCTGTTTACAAGAAGGAATTTAGGTCACTGGACGGCTATCTAACTGATGGATGCAAG CCAAATTTAAAGAGGGTGGAACAGTTTATTCAAGCTATAGGATCATTCGAAGATAAGATATTTCAGAAAAGAACCAGGTTACATCAG AGACAAGCAGAAAGAATAAAGGGAGATAAAGCTCGGAAAAGAAGAATGGATGATGCAGCTCCCACAGTCCAGCCAGAGTCTCTTGTTCCCGTTGAAAGATTTAGTGGTTCTCGACTTGCCTCGGCTCCTGTTCCTTCACCGTTTCAGCCTAGTGATGGAGTAGGGTCTGCTCCACATCAGAAAGCACGACGTCTATCTTCAGGGTCCAGTATTGGTGCTGCTATTGTCGACGTCGAGAACAGTCTTGAACCTGAC GAAAATGAGAACAAGGAAGAACTAAAGACAAAGCTCAAGGAGTTAATCCGTGAGAAATCTGATGCTTTCAACTCGGATACTCATGAAGAGGATAAG GTGAAGCTAGGGGAACCTGGATGGAGAGAAAGATATTATGAAGAGAAGTTCTCAGTTACAACCATTGAAGAGATGGAAAGAATAAGAAAGGATGTT GTTTTGAAGTACACAGAAGGCCTTTGTTGGGTCATGCATTACTACATGGAAGGTGTTTGCTCCTGGCAGTG GTTTTATCCTTACCATTATGCACCGTTTGCTTCTGATCTCAAGGATCTGGGAGAGCTGGATATTAAGTTTGAATTAGGAACTCCATTCAAGCCTTTCAATCAACTTCTTGGGGTGTTCCCAGCTGCAAG TTCGCATGCTCTTCCAGAGCGCTATAGGACCTTGATGACTGATCCCAACTCTCCCATCATTGATTTTTACCCAACTG ATTTTGAAGTTGACATGAACGGGAAGCGTTATTCCTGGCAG GGTATTGCTAAGCTGCCTTTCATTGATGAAAGACGCCTTCTAGAGGCTGTTTCCGAAGTTGAATTCACATTGACG GATGAAGAGAAGCGTAGAAACAGCAGGATGTGCGACATGCTTTTCATAGCAACTTCTCATCGCCTGGCTGAACTCATCTTTTCTCTCGACAACCATTGTCGGCAACTGAGTGCCAGGGAGAGAATAGACCTCAAGGTTCAGATCAAACCTGAGCTCAG TGATGGTATGAACGGCTACTTGACGCCATGTTCAGGAGAGACTCACCCGCCTATATTCAGGTCCCCAATGGAGGGTATGGAGGACATCTTGGCCAACCAAGTCAT ATGTTGCATTTACAGACTTCCGGATGTACATAGTCACATAACCAGACCTCCTCCCGGTGTCATCTTCCCTAAGAAG GCAAAACCCACCTGGAAGTTTATCTGGGCTGCATCTAGGAGACGCAGCACATCGTCTTGTCACCAACAGCTTACAGACGAGAACAGACCGGCATGGATATCAAGCAGCAGATGGACATCATCAGCAGCATCATCATGGTCACGGCTACAATCAACCGCCGTATGCTCCACAAGTTTCTTACCAGTATGGTGGCTATAA
- the LOC103852968 gene encoding 5'-3' exoribonuclease 3 isoform X1, which translates to MGVPAFYRWLAEKYPLIVSDVVEEEAVEIEGIKIPVDTSKPNPNDLEYDNLYLDMNGIIHPCFHPEDRPSPTTFEEVFQCMFDYIDRLFVMVRPRKLLYMAIDGVAPRAKMNQQRSRRFRSAKDASDAAAEEEKLREEFEREGRKLPPKIDSQVFDSNVITPGTEFMGVLSIALQYYVHLRLNHDVGWKNIKVILSDANVPGEGEHKIMSYIRLQRNIPGFDPNTRHCLYGLDADLIMLGLATHEVHFSILREVVFTPGQQDKCFLCGQMGHMAADCEGKAKKRAGEFDEKGDGFVKKPYQFLHIWILREYLEFEMRIPNPPFEIDLERIVDDFIFICFFVGNDFLPHMPTLEIREGAINLLMAVYKKEFRSLDGYLTDGCKPNLKRVEQFIQAIGSFEDKIFQKRTRLHQRQAERIKGDKARKRRMDDAAPTVQPESLVPVERFSGSRLASAPVPSPFQPSDGVGSAPHQKARRLSSGSSIGAAIVDVENSLEPDENENKEELKTKLKELIREKSDAFNSDTHEEDKVKLGEPGWRERYYEEKFSVTTIEEMERIRKDVVLKYTEGLCWVMHYYMEGVCSWQWFYPYHYAPFASDLKDLGELDIKFELGTPFKPFNQLLGVFPAASSHALPERYRTLMTDPNSPIIDFYPTDFEVDMNGKRYSWQGIAKLPFIDERRLLEAVSEVEFTLTDEEKRRNSRMCDMLFIATSHRLAELIFSLDNHCRQLSARERIDLKVQIKPELSDGMNGYLTPCSGETHPPIFRSPMEGMEDILANQVICCIYRLPDVHSHITRPPPGVIFPKKIVNIGDLKPPPPLWHEDNGRRPMHNNNYNNNHYNNNNNHYNNNQGRQNPPGSLSGLHLGDAAHRLVTNSLQTRTDRHGYQAADGHHQQHHHGHGYNQPPYAPQVSYQYGGYNAPPHGVQDYAPPQSRQPPYQSRGGYQPRGSSGRFPSDPYPVQSRGGGHHRDNRGGRGYSGGYNQHQQQQQHWDGQGGEEHYNNQRGYGGGQHHRQQGGDRNRRGGGSHHHHDQGPRHHRY; encoded by the exons ATGGGAGTGCCGGCGTTTTACCGGTGGTTAGCGGAGAAGTATCCGTTGATTGTCTCGGACGTCGTCGAGGAAGAGGCTGTCGAAATCGAGGGAATCAAGATCCCGGTGGACACCAGCAAACCTAACCCTAACGATCTCGAATACGATAATCTCTACCTTGACATGAACGGTATCATCCATCCTTGCTTCCACCCTGAAGACAGG CCATCTCCGACTACCTTTGAGGAGGTGTTTCAGTGTATGTTTGACTATATTGATAGACTGTTTGTGATGGTGCGGCCCAGGAAGCTGCTCTACATGGCTATTG ATGGTGTTGCTCCAAGAGCTAAAATGAATCAACAGCGGTCTAGACGGTTTAGATCTGCTAAAGATGCATCTGATGCT GCTGCTGAAGAAGAAAAGCTGCGAGAGGAGTTTGAGAGGGAGGGTAGAAAACTCCCTCCTAAAATTgactctcaagtgtttgattCCAACGTTATTACACCTGGAACAGAGTTCATGGGTGTTCTCTCTATCGCCCTGCAATATTATGTGCACCTTAGACTTAATCATGATGTTGGTTGGAAAAACATCAAG GTTATCCTTTCAGATGCCAACGTTCCAGGGGAAGGAGAGCATAAAATCATGTCTTACATTCGTCTTCAAAGAAACATTCCTGGTTTTGACCCGAATACTCGGCATTGCTTGTATGGACTG GACGCTGACCTGATTATGTTAGGCTTGGCAACTCACGAAGTTCATTTTTCAATCCTTCGAGAG GTGGTATTCACTCCTGGACAGCAGGACAAATGCTTCTTGTGTGGTCAAATGGGACATATGGCTGCAGATTGCGAAGGAAAAGCAAAGAAGAGAGCAGGTGAATTTGATGAGAAGGGCGATGGTTTTGTCAAAAAGCCATATCAG tttCTTCATATATGGATTCTTAGAGAGTACCTGGAGTTTGAAATGAGGATTCCCAACCCACCGTTTGAGATTGATCTGGAGCGCATTGTTGATGATTTCATCTTCATATGTTTCTTTGTTGGCAACGATTTCTTGCCACATATGCCAACACTGGAGATTCGGGAG GGTGCTATCAACTTGCTTATGGCTGTTTACAAGAAGGAATTTAGGTCACTGGACGGCTATCTAACTGATGGATGCAAG CCAAATTTAAAGAGGGTGGAACAGTTTATTCAAGCTATAGGATCATTCGAAGATAAGATATTTCAGAAAAGAACCAGGTTACATCAG AGACAAGCAGAAAGAATAAAGGGAGATAAAGCTCGGAAAAGAAGAATGGATGATGCAGCTCCCACAGTCCAGCCAGAGTCTCTTGTTCCCGTTGAAAGATTTAGTGGTTCTCGACTTGCCTCGGCTCCTGTTCCTTCACCGTTTCAGCCTAGTGATGGAGTAGGGTCTGCTCCACATCAGAAAGCACGACGTCTATCTTCAGGGTCCAGTATTGGTGCTGCTATTGTCGACGTCGAGAACAGTCTTGAACCTGAC GAAAATGAGAACAAGGAAGAACTAAAGACAAAGCTCAAGGAGTTAATCCGTGAGAAATCTGATGCTTTCAACTCGGATACTCATGAAGAGGATAAG GTGAAGCTAGGGGAACCTGGATGGAGAGAAAGATATTATGAAGAGAAGTTCTCAGTTACAACCATTGAAGAGATGGAAAGAATAAGAAAGGATGTT GTTTTGAAGTACACAGAAGGCCTTTGTTGGGTCATGCATTACTACATGGAAGGTGTTTGCTCCTGGCAGTG GTTTTATCCTTACCATTATGCACCGTTTGCTTCTGATCTCAAGGATCTGGGAGAGCTGGATATTAAGTTTGAATTAGGAACTCCATTCAAGCCTTTCAATCAACTTCTTGGGGTGTTCCCAGCTGCAAG TTCGCATGCTCTTCCAGAGCGCTATAGGACCTTGATGACTGATCCCAACTCTCCCATCATTGATTTTTACCCAACTG ATTTTGAAGTTGACATGAACGGGAAGCGTTATTCCTGGCAG GGTATTGCTAAGCTGCCTTTCATTGATGAAAGACGCCTTCTAGAGGCTGTTTCCGAAGTTGAATTCACATTGACG GATGAAGAGAAGCGTAGAAACAGCAGGATGTGCGACATGCTTTTCATAGCAACTTCTCATCGCCTGGCTGAACTCATCTTTTCTCTCGACAACCATTGTCGGCAACTGAGTGCCAGGGAGAGAATAGACCTCAAGGTTCAGATCAAACCTGAGCTCAG TGATGGTATGAACGGCTACTTGACGCCATGTTCAGGAGAGACTCACCCGCCTATATTCAGGTCCCCAATGGAGGGTATGGAGGACATCTTGGCCAACCAAGTCAT ATGTTGCATTTACAGACTTCCGGATGTACATAGTCACATAACCAGACCTCCTCCCGGTGTCATCTTCCCTAAGAAG aTTGTGAACATAGGTGACTTGAAACCACCACCTCCTCTTTGGCACGAGGACAATGGAAGGAGACCTAtgcataataataattataacaataatcattataataataacaataatcattataataataatcaagGAAG GCAAAACCCACCTGGAAGTTTATCTGGGCTGCATCTAGGAGACGCAGCACATCGTCTTGTCACCAACAGCTTACAGACGAGAACAGACCGGCATGGATATCAAGCAGCAGATGGACATCATCAGCAGCATCATCATGGTCACGGCTACAATCAACCGCCGTATGCTCCACAAGTTTCTTACCAGTATGGTGGCTATAATGCTCCTCCGCATGGCGTCCAAGACTATGCTCCGCCACAGTCAAGACAACCTCCGTATCAAAGCCGAGGTGGGTACCAACCTCGTGGAAGCAGTGGGAGATTCCCATCGGATCCTTACCCGGTTCAGTCACGTGGAGGAGGTCACCACCGTGACAACAGAGGTGGTAGAGGGTActctggtggctacaaccaacatcaacaacaacaacaacattggGATGGTCAAGGTGGGGAGGAGCATTATAATAACCAACGAGGGTATGGTGGTGGTCAGCATCATCGTCAGCAAGGTGGTGACCGCAACCGTAGAGGAGGTGggagtcatcatcatcatgatcaAGGCCCTAGACATCATCGATATTAA
- the LOC103852969 gene encoding uncharacterized protein LOC103852969, giving the protein MEGLKLTNAELLVYIHPSKSGNKLKAICRELSSLLFQYDEIFDGVLLAFDVTVKSKGAKILAGLNPYFGVKVEASLLLFNPKPNSLVEGKIVKISPETIHVIVLGFSAAVVTDIDIREEFKYRMRNGEDCFVSSSHKRHVLKVGTMLRLQVESFDEEVMHIAGSLLPANTGCVKWLEKQSEEALHMDRDDHKRRKIA; this is encoded by the exons ATGGAGGGTCTAAAGCTCACAAACGCGGAGTTGTTGGTTTACATTCATCCTTCCAAGAGTGGCAACAAGCTTAAAGCCATATGTCGCGAGCTCAGCTCTCTTCTCTTCCA gtaTGATGAAATATTTGATGGGGTTTTATTAGCTTTTGATGTAACTGTCAAAAGCAAAGGAGCTAAGATCCTTGCAGGGCTTAATCCTTACTTTGGCGTCAAAGTAGAAGCAAGTCTTCTTCTGTTTAACCCCAAGCCTAATAGTCTTGTTg aaggGAAGATTGTCAAGATTTCTCCAGAGACGATCCATGTCATTGTTCTTGGTTTTTCTGCGGCCGTCGTAACTGATATTGATATCCGTGAAGAATTCAAGTACAGAATG AGAAATGGTGAAGATTGCTTTGTGAGCAGCTCTCATAAACGGCACGTACTAAAGGTTGGAACCATGTTACGCCTTCAAGTCGAAAG TTTTGATGAAGAGGTGATGCATATAGCTGGATCTCTACTTCCGGCTAACACAGGATGCGTTAAGTGGCTGGAAAAGCAGTCTGAAGAAGCTTTGCATATGGATAG gGATGATCATAAACGAAGGAAAATAGCCTGA